Proteins from a genomic interval of Paenibacillus sp. RC334:
- a CDS encoding tubulin-like doman-containing protein — protein sequence MKPVVREHIQQLDVSLGGGIVSDKIRVDTIDNPILIIGLGGTGIDALLRLKYQINRRFKLPADPVSKKKSEKPDNVEFLAFETNEQDRNKKYKGIGLDPINEFVLLSNAEIGGLLQNRSILEPYITDWLSPELSITDGMNGAAGVRQAGRLLLFTKINQVVQSIDKKIKTLSEGTNKKLMVFLLSGLSGGTGSGTFLDISYIVRGIIERDYGSAGVDRVNTLGYLFTPDINLANKSLSEHTREYIKKNGYAALKELDYWMNVDSRSERFKQQYGNILTVNSPLPPFNLCHLISATNTEGKLLENAYDYCMNVTAENITNFMASEEKQSGEEFAIHDYISNIRTNIAQMNKAYPANYDYNIIGASSAVLPMEEMTTYLAYRMFGKMSKMFEQSPNQEDVEKFARKLGVDLDSMIKNFESRVPEPLPGFENSERLSYNNVVKMQVVNMDTELEQTFLTRAREEYIKAKKQLPGEITGQFTDQIRRMFLHPEQGPFYVSRMIYTEKGFSLLKMLLSYIETLRESLHRIPTDIEWAREQAGEKLGDAKSAFVSKDKKKNAYIEAKINEYWLRADVERTEQLIEFYEDLYDLLNKENSRIYNVFTEILNALSAIFEKNGDLLINGEEQSDHRGNKTYYWNLVSVPDISEVVTKLLDKRDGDDLIRDFAQELLENSDQWVKDQDIDIISSISNFLTDKFGDLITRSMEDFLVMKYGQDEAIEKFVERYIASKLDEEAVPVFHLSNSSGNLYFPSWGFVSVPVQSPNILKGVRNYQNNAIGKSHFTIKESEVRNRIFWLNTRNGVPLFVYTPLKVYEESYEKTILDREGIGRHLVQTGQNNWTNLPSPIPEKSWGETYVNSRVQAYNARIRNDFDRAKSLGVIREKDVDQNTSSRFTVLRSRALDLNGLLAGYDMRLQESKPNLGEVKRAWSELKRLLAEGLEQTGSKDIFGSINEEMAKENLIRSPELTQVVREELAKYTQIEAKAAELEALLGKYQDEEKWLDQFIQALYTDTITKKGALYVYDRDEEEEAWEPFANVMKSRNYVEFEVFTNFRGLEEKKYAALMRKADRRDAVLTSSEDITPLLAKLDELAGIYLEARNQLEYEKVELANGAELYAFYAQMSGKLNDIRRKLK from the coding sequence ATGAAACCAGTAGTTAGAGAGCATATCCAGCAATTAGACGTATCACTCGGCGGAGGGATCGTAAGCGATAAAATCAGGGTTGATACCATTGATAATCCCATTTTGATTATCGGACTCGGAGGGACGGGTATTGATGCCCTCCTCCGCTTGAAATATCAAATTAACCGCAGATTCAAGCTGCCAGCAGATCCGGTTTCCAAGAAAAAGAGCGAGAAGCCGGACAACGTGGAATTTCTCGCTTTTGAAACGAATGAGCAGGATCGCAACAAAAAATATAAAGGGATCGGCTTGGACCCAATCAACGAGTTTGTACTGCTGTCCAATGCGGAAATCGGCGGATTGCTGCAAAACCGCAGCATTTTGGAGCCGTACATTACGGATTGGCTGTCACCCGAGCTGAGCATTACCGATGGCATGAACGGGGCGGCAGGGGTGCGTCAGGCTGGACGTTTGCTGCTGTTCACCAAAATCAATCAAGTCGTGCAAAGCATTGACAAGAAAATCAAAACCCTGTCTGAAGGCACCAATAAGAAGCTGATGGTGTTCCTGCTGTCCGGTTTGTCCGGCGGTACGGGGAGCGGCACCTTCCTCGATATCTCGTATATCGTCAGAGGGATTATTGAGCGCGATTACGGCTCCGCAGGTGTAGACCGTGTAAATACATTAGGATATCTGTTTACGCCGGACATTAACCTGGCGAACAAAAGCCTGAGCGAGCATACACGCGAATATATTAAAAAGAACGGCTATGCCGCGCTCAAAGAGCTGGACTACTGGATGAATGTGGACAGCCGCAGTGAACGGTTCAAACAGCAGTATGGCAACATTTTGACCGTGAATTCACCGTTGCCGCCGTTTAATCTGTGTCATCTCATTTCAGCGACGAATACAGAAGGCAAGCTGCTGGAAAATGCCTATGATTACTGCATGAATGTCACCGCCGAGAACATCACCAACTTTATGGCGAGCGAGGAAAAGCAGTCAGGCGAAGAGTTTGCCATTCATGACTATATCAGCAACATTCGTACCAATATTGCACAAATGAACAAGGCATATCCTGCCAACTACGATTACAATATTATCGGGGCTTCCTCGGCGGTACTGCCAATGGAGGAAATGACAACATATCTGGCTTACCGGATGTTCGGCAAAATGTCCAAAATGTTCGAGCAATCACCGAATCAAGAGGATGTCGAGAAGTTTGCCCGCAAGCTGGGCGTCGATCTGGACAGCATGATCAAAAACTTCGAATCTCGTGTTCCTGAACCGCTGCCGGGCTTTGAAAACAGTGAACGATTAAGCTACAACAATGTAGTCAAAATGCAAGTTGTGAATATGGATACCGAGCTGGAGCAGACCTTCCTGACACGTGCGCGTGAGGAATATATCAAGGCGAAGAAGCAGCTTCCGGGTGAAATTACGGGGCAGTTTACCGACCAAATCCGTCGGATGTTCCTGCATCCCGAGCAAGGTCCGTTTTATGTATCCCGTATGATTTATACGGAAAAAGGCTTTAGCTTGCTGAAAATGCTGCTTTCGTACATTGAGACGCTGCGTGAATCACTGCATCGTATCCCTACGGATATTGAATGGGCGCGTGAGCAGGCGGGCGAAAAGCTGGGCGATGCCAAGAGCGCGTTCGTGTCCAAGGATAAAAAGAAAAATGCGTACATTGAAGCGAAAATCAATGAATACTGGCTTCGGGCCGATGTGGAGCGTACAGAGCAGCTTATTGAATTTTATGAAGACCTGTATGATCTGCTGAATAAGGAAAACAGCCGCATTTATAATGTATTTACTGAAATTTTGAATGCACTGAGCGCGATTTTCGAGAAGAATGGCGATCTGCTGATCAACGGCGAAGAACAGTCCGATCACAGAGGCAACAAAACGTACTATTGGAATCTGGTCAGCGTGCCGGATATTTCCGAAGTCGTAACCAAGCTGCTGGATAAGCGTGATGGTGATGATCTGATTCGTGATTTTGCCCAAGAGTTGCTGGAAAATTCGGATCAATGGGTGAAGGATCAGGATATCGACATCATTAGTTCCATCTCCAACTTCCTGACCGACAAGTTCGGTGATCTGATTACCCGTTCGATGGAGGATTTCCTCGTGATGAAATACGGGCAGGATGAGGCCATTGAAAAATTCGTGGAGCGCTATATTGCAAGCAAGCTGGATGAAGAAGCTGTGCCTGTGTTCCATCTGAGCAATAGCTCCGGTAACCTGTATTTCCCGTCATGGGGTTTTGTCTCAGTTCCGGTGCAGTCGCCTAATATTCTGAAAGGCGTTCGCAATTATCAAAATAATGCCATTGGTAAATCACACTTTACCATTAAAGAGAGTGAAGTCCGTAACCGGATTTTCTGGCTCAATACGCGCAATGGTGTGCCGTTGTTTGTTTATACGCCGCTCAAGGTGTATGAAGAAAGCTATGAAAAAACGATTCTCGACCGGGAAGGTATTGGCCGCCATCTGGTGCAAACAGGCCAGAATAACTGGACGAATTTGCCGTCACCGATTCCTGAAAAATCGTGGGGAGAAACGTATGTCAATTCGCGTGTACAAGCTTACAATGCCCGCATCCGTAACGACTTCGACCGTGCCAAGTCACTTGGCGTGATCCGTGAGAAGGATGTTGACCAGAATACGAGCAGCCGCTTTACTGTGCTGCGTTCACGTGCGCTGGATCTGAATGGCCTGCTGGCAGGCTACGATATGCGTTTGCAAGAATCCAAGCCGAATCTGGGTGAGGTGAAGAGAGCGTGGTCTGAGCTGAAACGCCTGCTGGCTGAAGGGCTGGAACAGACGGGAAGCAAGGACATCTTTGGCAGCATCAATGAAGAGATGGCGAAGGAAAACCTGATTCGTTCACCGGAGTTAACGCAGGTGGTTCGTGAAGAACTGGCGAAATATACCCAAATTGAAGCGAAGGCCGCCGAGCTGGAAGCCTTGCTGGGCAAATATCAGGATGAGGAAAAATGGCTGGATCAGTTCATTCAGGCACTCTATACCGACACGATTACGAAGAAAGGCGCTTTATACGTCTATGACCGTGACGAAGAGGAAGAGGCTTGGGAGCCATTTGCCAATGTCATGAAGAGTCGTAATTACGTGGAGTTTGAAGTGTTTACGAATTTCCGTGGTCTGGAAGAGAAAAAATATGCAGCTCTGATGCGTAAGGCGGATCGCCGTGATGCTGTACTGACTTCGTCCGAGGATATTACGCCGCTCTTGGCGAAGCTGGATGAACTGGCTGGAATCTACTTGGAAGCCCGGAATCAATTGGAATATGAAAAGGTGGAGCTGGCTAACGGAGCGGAGCTCTATGCGTTCTACGCTCAAATGTCCGGGAAACTAAACGATATCCGTAGAAAGTTGAAGTAA
- a CDS encoding vWA domain-containing protein: MYSRDRKWFLVIGIICAMIMTSISAWQPQTANAASTSASKVDAVLVVDVSNSMNTSDPGKIGNEAMKMFIDMLSTQNDKVGIVAYTDVVQREKALLNITSEADKQELKSFIDGLNRGAYTDTSVGVKEAIRILQDGKTAGHAPMIVMLADGNNDLNKTTGRTESQSDQDMAKAVAEAKNSGVPIYTIGLNADGKLNKNKLADIAQQTGGKSFITSSADDLPNILSEIFASNLKLKVVPLQSITANGNYQDVTVTVPNDSVLEANISIMSSKPVDARLIDPSGNTKPIPSSDVLLSKSKSYSLIKLLKPVAGDWKLQVKGVQQDQIDINLVFNYDLELKLDAPPAKAYKKGDAVQIRSYLTSNNQQLQDQELYANMNAVLKVKDLDSGTTNEVPLKNEGDAFTGSYTIPDEHDYELTVRAEEKSFYRETQPVTISAKAAAGSGTNNGTTTAPAAPAEKSKLLPLILLGLGLIVLLIAAYFIWKAVKKANRGFVGQIVLEIRDENTGEKTYPQYKKLNTFRGKFNLHQLLQLAPEFAETDKVVFTPGNQDRIMVRSTPEIAIEKSGRAVDTGSGLELKNGDRLTIPLASVDKTILLEFISVNS, encoded by the coding sequence ATGTATAGTAGAGACAGAAAATGGTTTTTAGTCATCGGAATCATATGTGCAATGATCATGACCTCAATTTCGGCATGGCAGCCGCAGACGGCGAATGCCGCTTCAACCTCCGCCTCCAAGGTGGATGCGGTGCTGGTTGTCGATGTGAGTAATTCCATGAATACCAGTGATCCAGGCAAAATTGGCAATGAAGCCATGAAAATGTTCATTGATATGCTGTCGACGCAAAATGACAAGGTCGGCATTGTAGCGTATACGGATGTCGTACAGCGCGAGAAGGCTTTGCTTAATATTACGTCCGAAGCGGACAAGCAGGAACTGAAGTCGTTCATTGACGGGCTGAACCGGGGGGCGTATACTGACACCTCCGTAGGTGTCAAGGAAGCGATCCGCATTTTGCAGGATGGCAAGACAGCGGGACACGCGCCTATGATCGTCATGCTGGCCGATGGTAACAACGATTTAAATAAAACGACGGGCAGAACTGAAAGCCAATCCGATCAGGATATGGCGAAGGCTGTGGCCGAAGCTAAAAATAGTGGCGTTCCCATCTACACCATCGGTTTGAATGCAGATGGAAAACTGAATAAAAACAAGCTCGCAGACATTGCGCAGCAAACGGGCGGTAAATCTTTTATTACAAGCTCGGCGGATGACCTGCCGAACATCTTGAGTGAAATTTTCGCCAGCAATTTGAAGCTGAAGGTTGTTCCCTTGCAGTCCATTACGGCTAACGGCAACTATCAGGACGTTACGGTAACTGTACCGAACGATAGCGTGCTGGAGGCTAACATTTCGATTATGTCCTCCAAGCCGGTGGATGCGAGACTGATAGACCCGTCGGGCAACACCAAGCCGATTCCTTCAAGTGATGTACTGCTGTCCAAGTCGAAAAGCTACTCCCTGATTAAGTTGCTCAAGCCTGTGGCTGGCGACTGGAAGCTCCAGGTCAAGGGAGTCCAGCAGGATCAGATTGATATTAATCTGGTGTTTAACTATGATTTGGAACTGAAACTGGACGCACCGCCTGCCAAAGCTTACAAAAAAGGTGACGCAGTCCAAATTCGTTCCTACCTGACGAGTAACAACCAGCAGCTTCAGGATCAGGAACTGTATGCAAATATGAATGCAGTTTTGAAGGTCAAGGACCTTGATTCCGGTACAACGAATGAGGTTCCATTGAAGAATGAGGGGGACGCCTTTACCGGCTCCTACACGATACCGGATGAGCATGACTATGAACTGACCGTTAGAGCAGAGGAAAAGAGCTTCTACCGTGAAACCCAGCCTGTGACCATCAGTGCCAAGGCTGCGGCGGGCAGTGGCACGAATAACGGTACTACTACGGCGCCGGCAGCACCTGCCGAGAAGTCCAAACTGCTACCCCTCATTCTGTTGGGGCTGGGACTGATCGTTCTGCTGATTGCAGCCTACTTTATCTGGAAGGCTGTCAAAAAAGCCAACCGCGGCTTTGTCGGACAAATCGTTTTGGAGATTCGGGACGAGAATACCGGCGAAAAAACGTATCCGCAATACAAGAAGCTGAACACCTTCCGGGGTAAATTCAATCTGCACCAGTTGCTGCAACTGGCACCGGAATTTGCCGAAACCGATAAGGTGGTGTTCACGCCAGGCAATCAGGACCGTATCATGGTGCGCAGCACTCCGGAGATTGCGATTGAAAAATCCGGACGCGCTGTAGATACAGGCAGTGGTCTTGAACTGAAAAACGGCGATCGCCTGACGATTCCGCTGGCAAGCGTGGACAAAACCATTTTGCTGGAATTCATTTCAGTAAACAGCTAA
- a CDS encoding PHB depolymerase family esterase, with amino-acid sequence MRFTHLEKATTVLLDHPVRLTSAYAVGPVKLPENCGVGRAWSDHFTPEEWDLERACNEEGLELSAGGKAACRLLTELDPRNAELNLGVFPPLTEQERLLLVSNLRCAAAQEVIFRPFEGTGQIWVDGILVYAESGPLRLYLDEGNHTVVVVAAFIPDEARSIRISGTQTCDSADVAELHQEFVERNIRFHMAWLEVEKPAGREGEDSPVLFYLLRKDRIDLPVDQPLWVEVTNDEGTLLDRFQAVWEQEQQYAWNEEVAGNTGMLHFTVTYQDHEAREHYFVYSMLVRPLSAVVEGLQEEYDQYNQAYNTDAFGSARKLQAEGLLAELKRLTALPEDPFEIWDNRIVREYIKLLKRIFTHAYTERPQHPSREDNILLCPDGIGEGFFVSRLDNSLQRYTIQLPRNYSADRQYPLIVLMPGKRYELGLPDFQKRGFGQGWEEEAIFVTFSCRGVTLGSYIGEAAFLEALDAILQAYRVDEDRIYLTGYSNGAYAAWAMAQAYPSRFAAIAVIAGAPHPKHLMNLLNMPIFNVVGDQDYLFAQAYTAPETDLSSDHYKGVVERCANHWDTHELRLLDGVLSWLMQWKRVMVPQRIAYRTERGRHNRAYWLELTQVDETEEYSELYGEMSKTGELDVRAVHVDEFIIHLSHEIVPLELVHVRIGARVFVLDLLEYNRFRFVKIESRKRPSPEYRLIAERWSETDGISGKETDDETARFRLKSAGRNPSGHGMGVLDVYMDRLHIVLPSSYATPEEEQAVKRTAKALASPRTATWNPYIGVHYPVVASHEISEEELADSNVICITSGLSRHELLQRHQAHLQISCTEKGYVLGGDFTAGEYCLSYIQPAPWSTRKQMLVVATNSPRMLGKNLFMRKLIMPGYFNGLHPYLNKEVIVYDSKGVRAFNFTSNKYAFHKLQGQ; translated from the coding sequence ATGAGGTTCACGCATCTGGAAAAAGCGACAACTGTGCTGTTGGATCATCCGGTTCGTCTGACGTCTGCTTATGCAGTCGGTCCGGTCAAGCTGCCGGAAAATTGCGGTGTGGGTAGGGCATGGTCCGATCATTTTACCCCTGAGGAATGGGATTTGGAAAGGGCCTGTAATGAAGAAGGACTGGAGCTTTCGGCTGGAGGAAAGGCAGCGTGCCGCTTATTAACTGAGCTGGACCCCCGGAACGCGGAATTGAATTTAGGTGTCTTTCCGCCCCTGACTGAGCAAGAAAGGCTTTTGCTGGTTTCGAATCTCCGCTGCGCGGCAGCACAGGAAGTTATTTTCAGACCGTTTGAAGGAACAGGACAAATTTGGGTGGACGGCATATTGGTATATGCGGAATCCGGTCCTTTGCGCTTGTATCTGGACGAAGGTAATCATACGGTGGTGGTCGTTGCAGCCTTTATTCCCGATGAAGCTCGCTCTATTCGGATCAGTGGAACTCAGACGTGTGACAGCGCAGATGTCGCGGAGCTGCATCAGGAATTCGTAGAGCGCAATATACGTTTTCATATGGCATGGCTGGAGGTGGAGAAACCCGCTGGCAGGGAGGGAGAAGACAGTCCGGTCTTGTTTTATTTGCTGCGCAAGGATCGCATAGATCTTCCTGTAGATCAGCCGTTATGGGTCGAGGTAACGAATGATGAGGGAACATTGCTGGACCGGTTTCAGGCGGTTTGGGAGCAGGAGCAGCAATATGCCTGGAATGAGGAAGTTGCCGGGAATACGGGAATGCTGCATTTTACGGTTACATATCAGGACCATGAGGCAAGAGAGCATTATTTTGTGTACTCGATGCTTGTGCGGCCTTTGTCGGCGGTTGTGGAGGGTTTGCAAGAAGAGTACGACCAATATAATCAAGCTTATAATACAGATGCTTTTGGCTCTGCGAGGAAATTACAGGCAGAAGGCTTGCTGGCTGAGCTGAAAAGGTTAACGGCTTTGCCGGAAGATCCTTTTGAAATCTGGGATAATCGCATTGTGCGGGAATATATCAAGCTACTAAAACGAATTTTCACACATGCGTACACGGAACGGCCTCAGCATCCATCTCGGGAAGATAACATCCTTTTGTGCCCTGACGGGATTGGCGAAGGCTTTTTTGTCTCCCGTTTGGACAACAGTCTGCAACGCTACACGATACAGCTTCCCCGAAACTATTCGGCGGATCGGCAGTATCCTCTCATTGTCCTGATGCCGGGCAAACGGTATGAGCTGGGTCTGCCGGATTTTCAGAAACGGGGCTTTGGACAGGGCTGGGAAGAGGAAGCGATATTCGTCACTTTTTCGTGCCGTGGAGTTACGCTGGGCAGTTACATTGGTGAAGCCGCTTTTCTGGAGGCGCTGGATGCTATTCTGCAAGCGTACCGGGTGGATGAAGACCGAATCTATCTGACGGGCTATTCTAACGGCGCATACGCTGCCTGGGCGATGGCACAGGCTTATCCTTCGCGTTTTGCGGCTATTGCCGTCATTGCTGGCGCACCGCATCCGAAGCATCTGATGAACCTGCTGAATATGCCCATATTCAATGTGGTTGGAGATCAGGATTACTTGTTTGCGCAAGCTTATACGGCTCCTGAAACCGACCTTTCATCCGACCATTATAAAGGAGTAGTGGAACGGTGTGCCAACCATTGGGACACGCATGAACTGAGGCTTTTGGACGGTGTACTGAGTTGGCTTATGCAATGGAAGAGAGTGATGGTACCTCAGCGTATTGCCTACCGAACGGAGCGGGGGAGACATAACCGGGCTTATTGGCTGGAATTGACGCAAGTGGATGAAACCGAGGAATACTCCGAACTGTACGGTGAAATGAGCAAAACGGGTGAACTGGATGTTAGAGCCGTCCACGTCGATGAATTTATTATTCACCTCTCACATGAGATCGTACCATTGGAGCTTGTCCATGTCCGTATTGGAGCGCGGGTTTTCGTGTTGGATTTACTAGAATATAACCGCTTTCGCTTTGTTAAAATAGAGTCGCGGAAACGCCCCTCACCTGAATATCGATTGATTGCTGAACGGTGGAGCGAAACAGATGGAATTTCTGGAAAAGAAACGGATGACGAAACAGCAAGGTTCAGGTTAAAAAGCGCAGGTCGGAATCCTTCTGGCCATGGTATGGGAGTGCTGGACGTTTATATGGATCGTCTGCATATTGTCCTTCCATCCAGCTATGCTACACCCGAAGAAGAGCAGGCGGTAAAACGGACGGCAAAGGCTTTGGCCAGCCCTCGCACAGCGACCTGGAATCCGTATATCGGTGTTCATTACCCTGTTGTGGCTTCTCATGAGATTTCCGAGGAAGAACTGGCTGACAGTAACGTGATCTGTATCACCTCAGGCTTGTCCAGACATGAGCTGCTTCAGCGCCATCAAGCCCATTTACAGATCAGCTGTACGGAAAAAGGGTATGTACTGGGCGGTGATTTCACGGCAGGCGAGTATTGTCTTTCGTATATCCAGCCTGCCCCGTGGTCCACACGCAAACAAATGCTTGTTGTGGCGACGAATTCTCCCCGGATGCTAGGTAAAAACCTGTTTATGCGCAAGCTGATTATGCCCGGCTATTTTAACGGTCTGCATCCGTATTTGAATAAAGAGGTTATTGTGTATGACAGCAAGGGTGTGCGTGCTTTCAATTTTACTTCTAATAAATATGCGTTCCACAAGCTGCAAGGTCAATAA
- a CDS encoding bifunctional cystathionine gamma-lyase/homocysteine desulfhydrase, with amino-acid sequence MKRKTKLIHGGLPTDPHTGAVNVPIYQVSTYEQEEIGVHKGYEYSRTGNPTRFALEELIKELEEGKRGFAFGSGMAAIHAVFSLFNAGDHILLTDDVYGGTYRIVSKVLNRIGIEATFVDTTDLEAISQAIRPNTKALYVETPTNPLLKVTDIRTVSELVKKHDLLLIVDNTFATPYWQTPLTLGADIVIHSATKYLGGHSDVVAGLAVVNSDELGEQLHFLQNAIGAILGPQDSWLLIRGIKTLGLRMEAIEQNAKEIAIYLEKHPKVSKVYYPGLESHSQHELSKIQADGFGGIISFDVGSDANAVALLKKLKYFTLAESLGAVESLISVPARMTHASIPVERRAELGITEGLVRISVGIEDLEDLIEDLESALQG; translated from the coding sequence ATGAAACGTAAAACAAAGCTGATTCACGGCGGCCTCCCTACCGATCCGCATACGGGTGCGGTTAACGTTCCTATTTATCAGGTAAGCACTTATGAGCAAGAGGAAATCGGCGTTCATAAAGGCTACGAATATTCGCGTACAGGCAATCCGACCCGCTTTGCACTGGAGGAGCTGATCAAGGAGCTGGAGGAAGGAAAACGCGGTTTTGCTTTCGGCTCCGGGATGGCGGCGATCCATGCGGTATTTTCACTGTTTAATGCTGGAGATCATATTTTGTTGACCGATGATGTATACGGGGGCACCTACCGTATTGTAAGCAAGGTGCTTAATCGGATAGGCATTGAAGCTACATTTGTGGATACGACTGACCTGGAGGCCATCTCCCAAGCGATCCGACCCAATACGAAGGCACTGTATGTAGAAACGCCTACGAATCCGCTGCTGAAAGTTACGGATATCCGTACGGTTTCGGAGCTGGTGAAAAAGCATGACCTATTGCTGATCGTGGACAATACATTTGCCACTCCATATTGGCAGACACCACTTACGCTTGGAGCAGATATCGTTATTCACTCGGCTACCAAATATTTGGGCGGGCACAGCGATGTTGTAGCCGGTCTGGCTGTTGTGAACAGCGACGAGTTGGGTGAGCAGCTTCATTTTCTGCAAAATGCCATTGGTGCTATTCTCGGCCCGCAGGATTCCTGGTTGTTGATCCGCGGGATCAAAACACTGGGTCTGCGTATGGAAGCCATTGAGCAAAATGCCAAGGAAATTGCGATCTATTTGGAGAAGCATCCGAAGGTTAGCAAAGTGTATTACCCTGGACTGGAAAGCCATTCGCAGCACGAGCTGTCCAAAATTCAGGCCGATGGCTTTGGCGGCATAATTTCCTTTGATGTAGGTAGCGATGCCAACGCGGTCGCACTACTGAAAAAACTGAAATATTTTACGCTGGCTGAGAGCCTGGGAGCGGTTGAAAGTCTGATTAGTGTTCCGGCACGTATGACACATGCCTCCATTCCGGTAGAACGCCGCGCAGAATTGGGCATTACCGAAGGACTGGTACGGATCTCCGTAGGGATTGAAGATCTGGAGGATTTAATCGAAGACTTAGAGTCTGCATTGCAAGGCTAA